From the Desulfosarcina sp. BuS5 genome, one window contains:
- a CDS encoding acyl-CoA mutase large subunit family protein encodes MTVLEDIAKEKERWKRELLNKKPYKKDVKPIIEGVDENVEVLFTPADIQHIDYNKDIGFPGEYPFTRGAYPSMYRGRLWTMRQYAGCDSADESNARYKYLIEQGNMGLSVAFDLPTQMGYDSDNEDIKEEIGRVGVAISSLKDMEILFDGIDLGKVTTSFTINGIAPIILAMYVAAAEKQGVPREKVGGTVQNDILKEYVARGTYIFPPKPSVRLIADSIVFCMKEVPRFNAISISGGHYRSGGASLIQELAFMMLNGIEYIQTIVDRGIDVDDFAPRLSYLVVNHVNLFEEVAKHRAARKLWASIMKERFGAKDPKSMMFRVFSAGCGDELTHAEPENNIIRLTLMTLGGVLGGVQSYFTPAYDEAYAIPTEKTALLGLRTQQIIAHESGVANTVDPLAGSYYIEWLTDLIEKETRKYMVELESKGTVIELIEKGYIQSEMARVAYDTTKAKMSGEHIVVGVNKFAMEGDIEEIQIHQANEEAVERQIARVKQLKKERDNVKVGETLKILKVAAEGTDNMMPLLINAVKAYATVEEIVATLKNVFGEFVEPV; translated from the coding sequence ATGACTGTTTTGGAAGATATTGCAAAGGAAAAGGAAAGATGGAAAAGAGAGCTCCTTAACAAGAAGCCCTATAAAAAGGATGTTAAACCGATAATTGAAGGGGTGGATGAAAATGTTGAGGTGCTTTTTACACCTGCTGATATTCAGCATATCGATTATAATAAGGATATAGGGTTCCCTGGTGAGTATCCATTTACCCGTGGGGCTTATCCCTCCATGTATCGCGGAAGATTGTGGACCATGCGGCAGTATGCCGGATGTGATTCGGCAGATGAATCTAATGCTCGTTACAAATATCTAATTGAGCAGGGTAATATGGGTTTGAGCGTCGCTTTTGATCTGCCGACCCAGATGGGGTATGATTCTGATAATGAAGATATCAAGGAAGAGATTGGAAGAGTAGGCGTTGCTATAAGTTCTTTAAAAGATATGGAGATTCTTTTTGACGGGATAGATCTGGGAAAAGTTACCACATCTTTTACGATTAACGGCATTGCGCCTATAATTCTCGCGATGTATGTTGCTGCCGCAGAAAAGCAGGGAGTCCCGCGGGAAAAGGTCGGAGGGACCGTCCAGAATGATATCCTGAAGGAATATGTTGCCAGGGGAACATATATTTTTCCGCCCAAACCTTCAGTCAGGTTAATTGCCGACAGCATCGTCTTTTGTATGAAAGAGGTGCCCAGGTTCAATGCCATCAGTATTTCAGGAGGCCATTACAGGAGCGGGGGCGCAAGCCTGATCCAGGAACTTGCCTTTATGATGCTCAATGGAATAGAGTATATTCAGACTATAGTCGACCGCGGCATTGATGTTGATGATTTTGCTCCCAGGCTGAGTTATCTTGTGGTCAACCATGTGAATCTCTTTGAAGAAGTAGCAAAACACCGGGCCGCCAGAAAACTTTGGGCCAGCATAATGAAGGAGAGGTTCGGCGCCAAGGATCCTAAATCCATGATGTTCAGAGTCTTTTCGGCCGGATGCGGCGATGAATTGACACACGCGGAGCCGGAAAATAATATCATACGTCTGACTTTGATGACCCTGGGAGGTGTTCTGGGGGGCGTTCAGTCCTATTTTACACCTGCATATGATGAGGCTTACGCTATTCCCACAGAGAAAACAGCTCTTTTAGGTCTTAGAACCCAGCAGATTATCGCCCATGAATCCGGAGTAGCAAATACCGTAGACCCATTGGCCGGTTCGTATTATATTGAATGGCTGACCGACCTTATAGAAAAAGAGACTAGGAAATATATGGTGGAACTGGAGAGCAAGGGTACTGTTATAGAATTGATTGAAAAAGGTTATATTCAGAGTGAGATGGCCCGGGTAGCATACGATACGACCAAGGCCAAAATGAGCGGAGAACATATTGTTGTTGGTGTAAACAAGTTTGCAATGGAAGGTGACATTGAAGAAATCCAGATACACCAGGCGAATGAAGAAGCGGTGGAACGTCAAATTGCCAGGGTAAAACAGTTAAAAAAAGAACGAGACAATGTGAAGGTAGGGGAGACTCTTAAAATTTTAAAGGTTGCGGCCGAAGGCACGGATAATATGATGCCTTTACTGATCAATGCGGTCAAGGCTTATGCAACGGTTGAGGAGATAGTCGCAACACTCAAAAATGTATTTGGTGAGTTTGTTGAACCAGTATAA
- a CDS encoding cobalamin B12-binding domain-containing protein: MGQRKIRVLLAKPGLDGHDRGAKFISRALRDAGMEVIYTGLHQKIPNIVATAMDEDVDVVGLSILSGSHLALTKKYINLSKEKRLDDQLLLVGGTIPGVDVRKLKDMGADAVFGVETNIDVIVDFINNIDFLFFDVIQVLFNSFLEWINQLYIYIFKIFNISCYKIKTF, from the coding sequence ATGGGACAACGAAAAATCAGGGTATTGCTTGCCAAACCTGGGCTGGACGGTCATGATCGCGGGGCCAAGTTTATTTCAAGGGCGTTAAGAGATGCCGGCATGGAAGTGATCTATACCGGTTTGCACCAGAAAATACCGAATATTGTAGCTACCGCTATGGATGAAGATGTTGACGTTGTAGGCCTGAGCATACTATCCGGCAGTCACCTGGCTCTAACTAAAAAATATATAAATCTGAGCAAAGAAAAAAGACTGGATGATCAGTTGCTTCTTGTCGGCGGCACTATCCCCGGGGTTGATGTCCGGAAGTTAAAGGATATGGGCGCTGACGCAGTCTTTGGGGTCGAGACCAATATCGATGTTATTGTTGATTTTATCAATAACATAGATTTTCTATTCTTCGATGTTATTCAAGTGCTTTTTAATTCATTTTTGGAATGGATTAATCAACTTTACATCTATATTTTTAAAATCTTCAACATTTCTTGTTACAAGATCAAGACCTTCTGA
- a CDS encoding type II toxin-antitoxin system VapC family toxin → MNGKKALIDSNIIIYLSKQDLPLNFFDALDDLYISIITYMEILGYAFESLNEEKYIRELLGIFGVIYIDQEIADTTINIRKKSKIKLPDAIIAATAISEGLDLVTRNVEDFKNIDVKLINPFQK, encoded by the coding sequence ATGAATGGTAAGAAAGCTCTGATCGATAGTAATATTATCATTTATCTTTCAAAGCAGGATCTTCCCCTGAATTTTTTTGATGCGTTAGATGATTTATATATTTCAATAATTACATACATGGAAATTCTTGGATATGCATTTGAAAGTCTGAATGAAGAAAAATATATTAGGGAGTTACTGGGAATATTTGGAGTTATTTATATTGATCAGGAAATAGCTGATACGACAATTAACATTAGAAAAAAAAGCAAAATAAAATTACCTGATGCAATTATCGCTGCCACTGCAATTTCAGAAGGTCTTGATCTTGTAACAAGAAATGTTGAAGATTTTAAAAATATAGATGTAAAGTTGATTAATCCATTCCAAAAATGA
- a CDS encoding cobalamin B12-binding domain-containing protein translates to MGQRKIRVLLAKPGLDGHDRGAKFISRALRDAGMEVIYTGLHQKIPNIVATAMDEDVDVVGLSILSGSHLALTKKYINLSKEKGLDDQLLLVGGTIPGVDVRKLKDMGADAVFGVETNIDVIVDFINNNVQVG, encoded by the coding sequence ATGGGACAACGAAAAATCAGGGTATTGCTTGCCAAACCTGGGCTGGACGGTCATGATCGCGGGGCCAAGTTTATTTCAAGGGCGTTAAGAGATGCCGGCATGGAAGTGATCTATACCGGTTTGCACCAGAAAATACCGAATATTGTAGCTACCGCTATGGATGAAGATGTTGACGTTGTAGGCCTGAGCATACTATCCGGCAGTCACCTGGCTCTAACTAAAAAATATATAAATCTGAGCAAAGAAAAAGGACTGGATGATCAGTTGCTTCTTGTCGGCGGCACTATCCCCGGGGTTGATGTCCGGAAGTTAAAGGATATGGGCGCTGACGCAGTCTTTGGGGTCGAGACCAATATCGATGTTATTGTTGATTTTATCAATAACAATGTCCAGGTAGGCTGA
- the gdhA gene encoding NADP-specific glutamate dehydrogenase, translating to MTNILDVVKSKDPDQKEFHQAVTEVLETVQPVLDRNPEFRQAAILERIVEPERLIMFRVPWMDDQGQVQVNRGFRIEMNSAIGPYKGGLRFHPSVTLSILKFLAFEQVFKNALTTLPMGGGKGGSDFDPKGKSDNEVMRFCQSFMLELFRHIGPNTDIPAGDIGIGAREIGFLFGMYKKLRNEFTGVLTGKALAWGGSLIRPEATGYGCVYFAAEMLSTKYDNFEGKSCLVSGSGNVAQYTVEKINELGGKVVTLSDSTGYIFDEEGIDKDKLDFVMRLKNIRRGRIKEYIEKYSGAVYTEVDTSLDHNPLWDHKADCAFPSATQNEINEKDANNLVNNGVKLVAEGANMPSTPEAIDIFVENKLLYAPGKAANAGGVAVSGLEMAQNSMRISWPKEEVDNRLKIIMKSIHQSCVDASEEYGAPGNYMVGANIAGFVKVVNAMLDQGLV from the coding sequence GTGACAAACATTTTAGATGTGGTAAAATCCAAGGATCCGGATCAGAAAGAATTTCATCAGGCTGTAACTGAAGTATTGGAAACGGTTCAGCCTGTTTTGGATAGAAATCCTGAATTTCGTCAGGCTGCTATTCTGGAGAGAATCGTGGAACCTGAAAGGTTAATTATGTTTCGTGTCCCGTGGATGGATGATCAGGGGCAGGTACAGGTAAATCGTGGTTTCAGGATAGAAATGAACAGCGCTATTGGGCCATATAAAGGCGGATTGCGTTTTCATCCATCAGTAACCCTGAGCATTCTCAAATTTTTGGCTTTTGAGCAGGTCTTTAAAAACGCCCTGACCACCTTGCCGATGGGAGGAGGTAAGGGAGGTTCAGACTTTGATCCCAAGGGAAAATCCGATAATGAAGTGATGCGATTTTGTCAAAGTTTCATGTTAGAACTTTTTCGACATATCGGTCCCAATACGGATATTCCGGCCGGCGATATTGGAATAGGGGCCAGGGAGATCGGTTTTCTTTTTGGCATGTACAAGAAATTACGGAATGAATTCACTGGTGTTTTGACCGGCAAGGCTCTGGCATGGGGCGGGAGCTTGATTCGTCCAGAGGCAACCGGATATGGATGCGTCTATTTTGCAGCTGAAATGTTGTCCACCAAATATGACAATTTTGAAGGCAAATCCTGCCTTGTTTCAGGCTCCGGGAATGTTGCCCAATATACTGTGGAAAAGATAAATGAACTAGGCGGTAAAGTGGTAACCCTTTCTGATTCCACAGGATATATTTTTGATGAAGAAGGCATTGATAAGGACAAGCTTGACTTTGTTATGCGCTTAAAAAACATCAGGCGCGGCAGAATCAAAGAGTACATTGAAAAATATTCCGGAGCGGTTTATACGGAAGTGGATACTTCTCTTGACCACAATCCATTGTGGGATCATAAAGCGGACTGCGCCTTCCCCAGTGCGACACAAAATGAGATCAATGAAAAGGATGCTAATAACTTGGTAAATAATGGAGTAAAACTTGTTGCTGAGGGCGCTAACATGCCTTCAACGCCGGAAGCTATTGATATTTTTGTTGAAAACAAGCTTCTTTATGCTCCGGGTAAAGCAGCCAACGCCGGAGGGGTAGCCGTATCAGGTCTTGAAATGGCACAGAACAGCATGCGTATAAGCTGGCCCAAGGAAGAGGTGGACAACCGCCTCAAGATAATCATGAAAAGTATTCATCAAAGTTGTGTAGATGCATCTGAGGAATACGGCGCTCCCGGCAATTACATGGTAGGCGCTAACATTGCAGGTTTTGTTAAAGTAGTGAATGCAATGCTGGATCAAGGGCTTGTATAA
- a CDS encoding PEP/pyruvate-binding domain-containing protein, whose translation MLSIDNLFASEFHARFKVFHELMTIKVREILLVSSLYDAFIMEEDGRLASRIMNEYKGLNLSQPPRFTRKSSANEALDLLKKKKFDMVITMPHLDEMDAFSLGLEIKKIKPGLPVILLAHSPRGIYPLPENKDCSGVDKIYIWSGNSNLLLALVKNMEDHLTVAHDTSKANVRVLILVEDSPVYYSSFLPLIYKEIVTQTQAVMEVGLNEEHRLLTMRARPKILLAENYEEALDLYQKFRDFVFGVISDTRIPKDGKIVADAGARLLSLIRQDLPDLPLLLLSAEPENMAKATEIPAVFLDKNSPNLLAEIHNFFLTKLGFGDFVFRTQTGAEIDRATNLLQLQGKVAQISDESLLYHAKRNHFSNWMIARSEIALGSKFRDVKSDDFSNTEDLRQYIVSSIRRLRKLRQKGIIAKYDPDHFDPYVRDFVKIGEGSLGGKGRGLAFMSALLEDNQDIYEKYPEFNILIPKTLVIGTDCFELFVFQNRLQGFANDGFSDQEVAEGFLKAKLPEWLNKQLETFLSQVLYPLSVRSSSLLEDAQFHPYAGLYQTYMIPNNHPDLSKRLHHLVRAIKLVYASTYFEGPKAFAKNTINKTQEEAMAVVIEQIAGTEYGDYFYPDISGVAQSHNFYPVSYMKPEDGIVHLALGFGKTVVEGEKTLRFSPKYPAILPQFSTVDDILSNAQRFFYALKIKNNFKELDFDNYSNLEKREVDEAADEFPVKSLAGTYIPDEHRIRDTGYMPGPKILTFASVLKYKLIPLPELLCDFLELGRKSMGTPVEIEFAANLSPTKGEKSNFFFLQMRPMVADENRYGVPITREDYENAFCISSQALGSGKNNQIADIVYVKPDDFKLQKTVKMVDEINRINADLLKVKRPYLLIGPGRWGSADRWLGIPVQWRNISGVSAIIEIRNEQLQADPSQGSHFFQNITSLGIPYITVTEGSEDSLDWKWLDSLSSITETTFLRHVRLEKPMVLKIDGRKSQCVIIAT comes from the coding sequence ATGCTTTCAATTGATAATCTCTTTGCCAGTGAATTTCATGCACGCTTTAAAGTGTTTCATGAATTGATGACTATCAAGGTCAGAGAGATCCTGCTGGTTTCCAGTCTTTATGATGCGTTTATTATGGAAGAGGACGGCAGGCTTGCATCAAGGATTATGAATGAATATAAAGGGTTAAATCTTAGCCAGCCACCTAGGTTCACCCGGAAGTCGTCTGCCAATGAAGCTTTAGATCTCCTGAAAAAAAAAAAATTCGACATGGTCATAACCATGCCGCATCTTGATGAAATGGACGCCTTTTCTTTGGGCCTGGAAATCAAAAAAATCAAACCTGGTCTTCCCGTAATCCTTCTTGCCCACAGCCCAAGAGGTATTTATCCCCTTCCTGAAAATAAAGATTGCAGTGGGGTTGACAAAATATATATTTGGTCCGGAAATTCCAACCTGCTTCTGGCATTGGTAAAAAATATGGAAGATCACCTGACCGTTGCGCATGATACCAGTAAAGCAAATGTCAGGGTATTGATATTGGTTGAAGATTCCCCAGTTTATTATTCGTCTTTTCTGCCGCTGATTTATAAAGAGATCGTCACTCAGACGCAGGCTGTTATGGAGGTGGGGCTTAACGAAGAACACCGTCTGCTCACCATGCGTGCCAGGCCAAAAATACTGCTGGCCGAAAATTATGAAGAGGCCTTGGATCTCTACCAAAAATTTCGCGACTTTGTATTCGGCGTAATATCGGACACCCGCATCCCCAAGGACGGTAAAATAGTGGCCGACGCAGGTGCCCGGTTGTTATCCCTGATAAGACAGGATCTTCCTGATCTTCCTTTACTCCTCCTTAGCGCTGAACCGGAAAACATGGCAAAGGCGACTGAGATACCGGCAGTATTTCTGGATAAAAACTCTCCAAATCTTCTGGCAGAAATACATAATTTTTTTCTGACCAAATTGGGATTTGGAGATTTTGTCTTTCGCACACAGACTGGTGCAGAGATCGACAGGGCCACTAATCTTCTTCAGCTTCAAGGAAAAGTAGCTCAAATATCGGATGAATCCCTATTGTATCATGCAAAGCGAAATCATTTTTCCAACTGGATGATTGCCCGTTCAGAGATCGCCCTAGGTTCCAAATTTCGTGATGTTAAGTCTGATGACTTTAGCAATACTGAAGACTTGAGACAATATATTGTCTCTAGTATTCGTCGATTACGTAAATTGCGTCAAAAAGGGATTATTGCCAAGTATGACCCGGATCATTTTGATCCATATGTTCGGGATTTCGTGAAAATTGGCGAGGGTTCCCTGGGCGGTAAAGGAAGAGGATTGGCATTTATGTCAGCTCTTCTTGAGGATAATCAGGATATATATGAGAAATACCCTGAATTTAATATCCTTATTCCAAAAACCTTGGTCATCGGTACTGACTGCTTTGAATTGTTCGTATTTCAAAATAGACTTCAAGGCTTTGCAAACGATGGTTTTTCCGACCAGGAAGTAGCTGAAGGTTTTTTAAAGGCGAAATTGCCTGAATGGTTGAACAAACAACTTGAAACGTTCCTATCTCAGGTTCTATACCCTCTTTCCGTCCGTTCTTCAAGTCTCCTTGAAGATGCGCAATTTCACCCTTATGCAGGTCTTTATCAGACGTACATGATTCCAAACAATCATCCCGACCTCTCTAAAAGGCTTCACCATCTCGTAAGGGCCATAAAACTTGTATATGCATCTACCTATTTTGAAGGCCCCAAGGCATTTGCAAAAAATACAATCAATAAAACCCAGGAAGAGGCAATGGCTGTTGTTATTGAACAGATTGCCGGAACCGAGTACGGAGACTATTTTTATCCGGACATTTCAGGGGTTGCACAGTCCCATAATTTTTATCCGGTTTCCTATATGAAACCCGAAGATGGAATTGTACATCTTGCTTTGGGTTTTGGTAAAACAGTAGTGGAAGGGGAGAAAACTCTGCGCTTCTCACCTAAATATCCGGCCATATTACCCCAGTTTTCCACCGTTGATGATATCCTGTCAAATGCCCAGAGGTTTTTTTATGCCTTAAAGATTAAAAATAATTTTAAAGAGCTTGATTTTGACAATTATTCCAACCTGGAAAAAAGAGAAGTGGATGAAGCTGCAGACGAATTTCCGGTTAAATCCCTTGCAGGTACGTATATTCCGGACGAACATCGTATAAGGGATACGGGGTATATGCCGGGTCCCAAGATTTTAACGTTTGCCTCGGTATTGAAATATAAATTGATCCCTTTGCCTGAACTGTTGTGCGATTTTTTGGAGCTGGGGCGTAAAAGCATGGGAACTCCAGTTGAAATTGAGTTTGCTGCTAATTTAAGTCCAACTAAAGGGGAAAAGAGTAATTTTTTCTTTCTTCAGATGCGACCTATGGTGGCTGATGAAAATCGGTATGGAGTGCCGATAACCCGGGAAGATTATGAAAATGCCTTTTGTATTTCTTCCCAAGCCCTGGGCAGTGGGAAAAATAATCAGATCGCAGATATTGTTTATGTCAAACCTGATGATTTTAAGCTGCAGAAAACAGTTAAAATGGTGGATGAGATAAACCGTATAAATGCCGATTTGTTGAAGGTAAAACGTCCATACCTTCTCATTGGACCAGGAAGATGGGGTTCTGCGGACAGATGGCTTGGTATCCCTGTCCAGTGGCGGAATATTTCAGGTGTTAGTGCTATTATTGAAATCAGGAATGAACAATTACAGGCTGATCCTTCACAAGGGTCTCATTTTTTTCAGAACATTACTTCTCTGGGCATACCTTATATTACTGTTACCGAAGGTTCGGAAGATTCTCTTGATTGGAAATGGCTTGATTCCTTGTCCAGCATAACGGAAACAACTTTTCTTCGTCATGTAAGGCTGGAAAAACCTATGGTTTTAAAAATCGATGGCAGGAAGTCTCAATGCGTAATTATTGCGACTTGA
- a CDS encoding glutamate synthase-related protein, whose translation MNLQKPNANDALQTKNRSRDVAPQSGICSKCIDGCKGNCDMFRATFRGRELLYPEPFGSVTAGADKDYPVDYSYLNIMGYALGAKGVEPDPDQATFPTVNTETSYGVTEKVKLKVPMFTGALGSTDIARKNWKHFTIGAAISGITLVCGENVCGIDTELELNSKGKIKKSPEMDRRVKEYRRYHEGYGDITVQMNMEDTRNGVAKYVIDKLGVETIELKWGQGAKCIGGEIKVSSLERAIELKQRGYIVTPDPENPAFQAAFKAGPLKQFERHSRLGFINQEGFMKEVERVRGIGAKRVTLKTGAYPMRKLAMAIRWSSDTKIDLLTIDGAPGGTGMSPWRMMSEWGIPSIYLHSMTYELCERLAQRGKWVPDIAFAGGFSSEDHVFKALALGSPYCKAVCMGRALMIPGMVGKNSEKWLRGEDGGLPGTVSRFGSTKEEIFMNYEVLKEKYGAEADSFPLGAVGIFNVTDKTKVGLQQIMAGSRNWEVQYISRKDIFSLTEECAKITDIPYVMDAYREEALGIIDS comes from the coding sequence ATGAATTTACAAAAACCAAATGCAAATGACGCCCTTCAAACCAAAAACCGTTCTCGAGACGTTGCTCCCCAGTCCGGCATATGCAGCAAATGCATTGACGGGTGCAAAGGAAACTGCGATATGTTTCGAGCCACTTTTCGTGGCAGAGAACTTTTGTATCCGGAACCTTTTGGGAGCGTTACTGCCGGTGCCGACAAAGACTATCCCGTTGACTACTCATATCTAAATATTATGGGGTATGCCCTGGGTGCTAAAGGTGTAGAGCCGGATCCTGATCAGGCCACTTTTCCCACTGTTAATACGGAAACGTCCTATGGCGTTACTGAAAAAGTCAAACTAAAGGTGCCCATGTTTACCGGGGCACTGGGCAGTACTGATATCGCTCGAAAGAATTGGAAACATTTTACAATTGGGGCCGCAATAAGTGGCATTACATTAGTATGTGGCGAAAATGTGTGTGGTATTGATACTGAACTGGAACTGAACAGCAAGGGAAAGATAAAAAAGTCTCCTGAAATGGACCGTCGTGTCAAGGAATATCGACGCTATCATGAAGGTTATGGCGATATCACCGTTCAGATGAATATGGAAGACACTCGAAACGGCGTTGCTAAGTATGTAATAGACAAACTCGGAGTGGAGACCATTGAATTGAAATGGGGCCAAGGTGCCAAGTGTATTGGTGGCGAGATAAAGGTGAGCTCTCTGGAGCGGGCAATTGAACTGAAACAACGGGGCTATATCGTAACCCCTGACCCTGAAAACCCTGCTTTCCAGGCAGCCTTTAAGGCCGGACCGCTGAAGCAATTCGAACGTCATTCCCGCCTTGGGTTTATTAATCAGGAAGGCTTTATGAAAGAGGTTGAAAGAGTGCGAGGCATTGGTGCCAAGCGCGTAACCTTAAAGACCGGGGCATATCCCATGAGAAAATTGGCAATGGCAATCCGCTGGTCCAGCGATACAAAAATTGATCTGTTGACCATAGATGGCGCACCTGGAGGCACCGGCATGAGCCCATGGCGAATGATGTCCGAGTGGGGCATACCATCTATCTATCTCCATTCTATGACTTATGAACTGTGTGAGCGCTTGGCACAGAGAGGAAAATGGGTTCCGGACATTGCCTTTGCAGGCGGATTTTCTTCTGAAGATCATGTGTTCAAAGCATTAGCCTTGGGCAGCCCATATTGTAAGGCCGTATGCATGGGGCGTGCGTTGATGATCCCAGGCATGGTTGGTAAAAATTCTGAAAAATGGCTACGGGGCGAAGATGGAGGTCTGCCTGGGACAGTTTCAAGATTTGGCTCGACAAAGGAAGAAATTTTCATGAACTATGAAGTTTTAAAGGAAAAGTACGGTGCCGAAGCAGACAGTTTCCCTCTTGGTGCCGTTGGTATATTCAATGTTACGGATAAAACAAAGGTGGGATTGCAGCAGATTATGGCTGGTTCCAGAAATTGGGAAGTCCAATATATCAGCAGAAAGGACATATTCTCTTTGACTGAGGAATGTGCCAAAATTACGGATATTCCATATGTTATGGATGCGTATAGGGAAGAAGCACTCGGTATAATTGATTCTTGA
- a CDS encoding GAF and ANTAR domain-containing protein — protein MEKIKPDTYDKYIKAITDISRAITSDKYLEDILKLIVMVTAKVTGFEICSLWLVDKSVYPKKIHLKATQAIEPEYVKNRSLNQVEGVVGFVATHNQPLVVPDVLKEPRFKEKEMARKLGLVSMLSIPLEVKEDKVIGVLNCFTVETHKFSQAEINLITAVANQAAIAIMNTELMVKTKVIQEELETRKLVERAKDILMHKRKIKGDEAYRWLQRHSMDSRKSMRQVAEAILLSAELMNS, from the coding sequence ATGGAAAAAATAAAACCGGATACATACGATAAATATATTAAGGCTATCACGGACATCAGCCGTGCAATAACTTCCGACAAGTATCTGGAAGATATTCTCAAATTAATTGTGATGGTTACTGCTAAAGTTACTGGTTTTGAAATCTGTTCTCTGTGGCTTGTGGATAAAAGCGTGTATCCCAAAAAAATACATCTCAAGGCGACTCAAGCCATTGAACCGGAATATGTGAAAAATCGCTCTCTTAATCAAGTAGAAGGTGTTGTTGGCTTTGTTGCGACCCACAATCAGCCCCTTGTTGTTCCGGATGTCCTAAAAGAGCCACGGTTTAAAGAAAAAGAGATGGCTAGAAAATTAGGACTGGTTTCCATGCTTAGCATCCCGTTGGAAGTCAAAGAGGATAAGGTCATTGGGGTGCTCAATTGCTTTACAGTTGAAACCCATAAATTTAGTCAGGCAGAGATCAATTTAATTACTGCAGTGGCGAATCAGGCAGCTATTGCGATTATGAATACGGAACTGATGGTAAAGACCAAGGTGATTCAGGAAGAGTTGGAGACACGCAAGCTTGTGGAACGAGCCAAAGATATTCTTATGCACAAACGAAAAATAAAAGGAGACGAAGCATACCGTTGGTTGCAAAGGCATAGCATGGACTCGCGTAAATCCATGCGGCAAGTAGCTGAGGCAATTCTTCTTTCCGCAGAATTGATGAACTCGTAA